In Alicyclobacillus macrosporangiidus CPP55, a single window of DNA contains:
- a CDS encoding acyltransferase yields the protein MGGKRHLYEIDLMRAIIILGVVCVHVISFFNTFETPLSVRNLALDAAMSVLHFTREAFLFITGLVLFVNYYRRPFSAKSFWKKRFTLIVIPYLFWNAAYVLYTGTYFQNFDWSPVGLLRTYGKAVLTGDEYFMYFLVISMQLYLVFPLLIDGLRRWRRGHVAVLAASFGLQLALMAINKLYLQPLDPAQVPAWIRWLFVYRDRFLLTYQFWFVAGALLAIHYEQVKSFVLRHPRWLYTALAAGLAVLVGHYLIDRLWLGEPEETAVMVLQPIMVPYSLLVTITLWYLGLRWAMVRKEARVRRLTQAVTFFGGASFGVFLIHPFALHVMDDAVATLQASPSVRLWLLPAGILFVYLTSAGIAYAIGRVPWLGYVVGKKTKPVRSAAGSLSHVAR from the coding sequence ATGGGCGGGAAGCGTCACCTGTACGAGATTGATCTGATGCGCGCTATCATCATCCTCGGTGTGGTGTGCGTGCACGTCATTTCGTTCTTCAACACCTTCGAAACGCCCCTGTCGGTGCGCAATCTGGCGCTGGATGCCGCCATGAGCGTCCTGCACTTCACCCGCGAGGCGTTTTTGTTCATCACCGGGTTGGTGTTGTTCGTCAACTACTACCGGCGGCCGTTCTCCGCCAAGTCGTTTTGGAAGAAGCGGTTCACCTTGATTGTTATACCGTACCTGTTTTGGAATGCCGCCTATGTCCTGTACACCGGTACCTACTTTCAGAACTTCGACTGGTCACCGGTTGGACTGTTGCGCACGTACGGGAAGGCCGTCCTGACCGGCGACGAGTATTTCATGTACTTCCTCGTCATCTCCATGCAGCTGTACCTCGTGTTCCCGCTTCTCATCGACGGCCTGCGCCGGTGGCGGCGCGGACACGTGGCGGTGCTTGCGGCGAGCTTCGGGCTTCAACTCGCCTTGATGGCCATCAACAAGCTGTACCTACAGCCCCTCGATCCCGCCCAAGTCCCCGCCTGGATCCGCTGGCTGTTCGTCTACCGGGACCGTTTCCTGCTGACATACCAGTTCTGGTTCGTCGCCGGGGCGCTGCTCGCCATTCACTACGAGCAGGTCAAGTCGTTCGTTCTGCGCCACCCCCGCTGGCTGTACACCGCCTTGGCCGCCGGGCTCGCGGTGCTCGTTGGCCACTACCTCATCGACCGGCTGTGGCTCGGTGAGCCGGAGGAGACCGCGGTGATGGTTTTGCAGCCCATCATGGTCCCGTACAGCCTGTTGGTGACGATCACGCTGTGGTACCTCGGCCTGCGCTGGGCAATGGTGCGCAAAGAGGCGCGTGTTCGCCGATTGACGCAGGCGGTGACATTCTTCGGCGGCGCCTCCTTCGGGGTGTTCCTGATTCACCCGTTTGCCCTGCACGTCATGGACGACGCCGTCGCGACGCTGCAAGCTTCCCCGTCCGTGCGGCTGTGGCTGCTGCCGGCCGGGATTCTGTTCGTGTACCTGACCTCGGCGGGGATTGCATACGCCATCGGCCGCGTGCCCTGGCTCGGGTACGTCGTCGGCAAAAAGACGAAGCCCGTCCGGAGTGCGGCCGGATCGCTCTCGCATGTGGCGCGATGA
- a CDS encoding polysaccharide deacetylase family protein, translating to MGGWWLVVLVVAVVALGYAVLPNVWTRVLKRTALRRVPAAGRRVALTFDDGPDPKYTPRLLDALAQCGVRATFFVIAEKALRHPDIVERMIREGHEVQVHGMRHVLVPVLPPGSAWDQAFTAAEKLQERFGLSIRWYRPTWGLCNLPSLWWTWGGRRGLRMVTWSIMVGDWRRTDSGVLRDRILRRLHPGAILVLHDSDETWGSEAGAPERVIELMPELAAALAARGYRLGPLRDLLAAGGLPQPGTVDWSGAAPGPPRAQR from the coding sequence ATGGGTGGATGGTGGCTGGTTGTCCTGGTCGTGGCGGTAGTCGCGCTGGGTTACGCTGTGCTACCTAACGTCTGGACGCGGGTGTTGAAGCGGACGGCGCTTCGCCGCGTCCCGGCCGCCGGGCGGAGGGTGGCGCTGACCTTCGATGACGGCCCGGACCCGAAGTATACGCCGCGACTGCTCGACGCACTGGCGCAGTGCGGGGTGCGGGCGACCTTCTTCGTGATCGCCGAGAAAGCGCTGCGCCACCCGGACATCGTGGAGCGGATGATCCGGGAGGGGCATGAGGTGCAGGTGCACGGGATGCGGCATGTGTTGGTGCCCGTCCTGCCGCCGGGATCGGCATGGGATCAGGCGTTCACTGCGGCAGAGAAGCTGCAGGAGCGGTTCGGCCTGTCGATCCGCTGGTACCGCCCCACCTGGGGCCTGTGCAACCTGCCCTCTCTGTGGTGGACCTGGGGCGGGCGGCGAGGACTGCGTATGGTCACCTGGTCCATCATGGTCGGCGACTGGCGGCGGACGGATTCGGGGGTCCTGCGGGATCGCATCCTGCGGCGGCTCCACCCGGGGGCCATCCTCGTCCTGCACGACAGCGATGAGACGTGGGGAAGCGAGGCGGGTGCGCCGGAGCGCGTGATCGAACTCATGCCGGAATTGGCCGCGGCGCTCGCGGCGCGAGGCTACCGGCTGGGGCCCCTGCGAGACCTGCTCGCGGCCGGGGGCCTGCCTCAACCGGGGACAGTCGATTGGTCAGGAGCGGCCCCCGGGCCACCGCGAGCCCAGCGGTAG
- a CDS encoding energy-coupling factor transporter transmembrane component T — protein MRRARWRPRPHPAAMGLCALAWGVVVYRTASWEVLLAILVAAMAVHHRMARGPGSGSGMGAVWWAFPFLVLYMAIGSLFGTVAGTVWWRGPHIPGLGTLLITPGSLEDAVRRGLRLWNLLLWMAWFGRVVRPDDITCWLGRRFGRAGLTVQMVVGFVPQLLRERDRVAELLRLRAGALSSGGLRERVRMLAVVYQTLLMNGLERAWTLAESMYARGYGAPGRTAYRPPRWRGQDALLAGVSALAALMALLPLAGGPARWTEVLAAALALAAGAWTGGRQGA, from the coding sequence ATGAGGCGCGCGCGCTGGCGGCCGCGCCCGCACCCGGCGGCGATGGGGCTGTGCGCGTTGGCGTGGGGGGTGGTGGTCTACCGCACGGCTTCGTGGGAGGTGCTCCTGGCGATTCTGGTGGCGGCCATGGCCGTACATCACCGAATGGCCCGCGGGCCGGGGTCCGGCTCGGGGATGGGGGCGGTGTGGTGGGCGTTCCCCTTCCTGGTCCTGTACATGGCCATCGGCAGTCTGTTCGGAACGGTGGCGGGGACGGTCTGGTGGCGGGGCCCTCACATCCCCGGGCTCGGCACGCTGCTGATCACCCCCGGCAGCCTGGAGGACGCCGTTCGGCGCGGGCTGCGGCTGTGGAACTTGCTCCTGTGGATGGCGTGGTTCGGGCGCGTGGTGCGGCCGGACGACATCACCTGCTGGCTGGGGCGCCGGTTCGGCCGCGCTGGGCTGACGGTGCAGATGGTCGTCGGGTTCGTGCCGCAGCTGTTGCGCGAGCGGGATCGCGTGGCGGAGCTGCTCCGTCTGCGCGCGGGGGCGCTGTCGAGTGGCGGGCTGCGCGAACGCGTACGGATGCTGGCGGTGGTCTACCAGACCCTGCTGATGAATGGGCTCGAGCGCGCCTGGACGCTGGCGGAGTCGATGTACGCGCGGGGGTACGGGGCGCCGGGGCGCACCGCCTACCGGCCGCCGCGCTGGCGCGGCCAGGACGCGCTCCTGGCGGGGGTGAGCGCGCTCGCCGCCCTCATGGCGCTCCTGCCTCTCGCCGGAGGGCCGGCGCGATGGACGGAGGTGCTCGCCGCGGCGCTGGCGCTGGCGGCGGGGGCGTGGACGGGGGGGAGACAGGGTGCTTGA
- a CDS encoding MFS transporter, whose protein sequence is MRTHSVWKNRDFRWLITGQTVSELGSAVSGFTLPWLMLQMTGSALQMGLGFAVGFLPYLLLSLPAGVWADRRDRRRLMMLADAIRMLLIATIPAAYALGMLTVAQLYLVMAGMSACNAVFDAAYVSCLPNVVDKEQLPSANAALQAGVSASQILGPAIAMGLIGFAGAANTLVIDAVSYLVSILSLVAIRGRFSAAEGAARARAGMLRDIGEGLRYVWNHSLIRTISLFTLVGNLGGSAASALVLYRLNHDLHASVYASGLAMAGVSAGAMIGSLLAGVLAPRVQAGRMMMISLLAFPIPDFITAAARHPWVIGVANVLLGVSMVLWNVQSLSLRQSVIPDHMLGRASSSIRMLVWCSIPLGNALGGVAGEWFGTVAVFTATAIMHTLVWIAGWRTPLYRWARGGPGAAPDQSTVPG, encoded by the coding sequence TTGCGCACGCACAGTGTTTGGAAGAATCGGGATTTTCGCTGGCTCATCACGGGGCAGACCGTGTCCGAATTGGGATCGGCCGTCAGCGGCTTCACCCTGCCCTGGCTGATGCTGCAGATGACCGGGTCCGCGCTTCAGATGGGCCTCGGGTTCGCGGTGGGCTTTCTGCCCTATCTGCTCCTGTCGCTGCCGGCGGGGGTGTGGGCGGACCGGCGGGATCGCAGACGGCTCATGATGCTCGCCGACGCCATCCGCATGCTGCTCATTGCCACGATCCCCGCGGCGTACGCCCTCGGGATGCTGACGGTGGCGCAGCTGTATCTCGTCATGGCCGGAATGAGCGCGTGCAACGCCGTCTTCGACGCCGCATACGTATCGTGCTTGCCGAACGTGGTGGACAAGGAGCAGCTGCCCTCGGCCAACGCCGCGCTGCAGGCGGGGGTCTCCGCGAGCCAGATCCTCGGCCCCGCTATCGCCATGGGCCTCATCGGTTTCGCCGGGGCGGCGAACACCCTCGTGATCGATGCCGTCTCCTACCTGGTCTCTATCCTTTCGCTCGTGGCCATCCGCGGCCGCTTCTCCGCCGCTGAGGGCGCCGCCCGGGCGCGGGCCGGAATGCTCCGCGACATCGGCGAAGGGCTGCGCTATGTGTGGAACCACTCCCTCATCCGCACCATCAGCCTGTTCACGCTCGTCGGCAACCTCGGCGGTTCGGCCGCCAGCGCACTCGTCCTCTACCGCCTCAACCACGATCTGCACGCCAGCGTCTACGCCTCCGGCCTCGCCATGGCCGGCGTGAGCGCGGGGGCCATGATCGGGTCGCTGTTGGCCGGCGTCCTGGCCCCGCGCGTGCAGGCCGGCCGGATGATGATGATCTCGCTGCTGGCCTTCCCCATCCCCGACTTCATCACCGCCGCCGCCCGCCACCCATGGGTCATCGGCGTCGCCAACGTGCTGCTCGGCGTCAGCATGGTGCTGTGGAACGTCCAGTCGCTCTCCCTGCGCCAGTCGGTGATCCCCGACCACATGCTCGGACGCGCCAGCAGCAGCATCCGCATGCTGGTGTGGTGCTCCATCCCCCTCGGCAACGCCCTCGGCGGCGTCGCCGGCGAGTGGTTCGGCACCGTGGCCGTCTTCACCGCGACCGCCATCATGCACACCCTCGTCTGGATCGCGGGCTGGCGCACCCCGCTCTACCGCTGGGCTCGCGGTGGCCCGGGGGCCGCTCCTGACCAATCGACTGTCCCCGGTTGA
- a CDS encoding DUF4430 domain-containing protein: protein MRHWAWRGGILGMAAVAVLYGATHAHRPAGVDAGLAAAAGAGNAAAAVNGAAGGGAGEASAAGSTASGTGAGAVLERKNAASPGSAAAASTAEAKPAGGRSDSAGGEAGPAGGPGAAGLSQAGETAAQTATGTSGSGNGGHSTRGAGRESGSGRAASSPAHTSQPAPAQPAKPGAGEFTIVVSEDNGATVIAKKTVPVVTGESLMDYMHQYFTIATAYGDNFMVSINGIRSQWTGVPVNQRQPVDWFLYVNGQQAQVGAADIYPHAGDVDTWDYHRWDPAKVQG from the coding sequence TTGCGGCATTGGGCGTGGCGTGGGGGAATTCTCGGCATGGCGGCGGTCGCCGTCCTCTACGGGGCGACGCACGCGCATCGGCCAGCCGGTGTGGACGCGGGGCTGGCCGCGGCCGCAGGGGCCGGAAATGCGGCGGCCGCCGTGAATGGGGCCGCGGGAGGTGGCGCGGGGGAAGCGAGCGCCGCGGGATCGACCGCTTCCGGCACCGGGGCGGGGGCCGTGCTGGAGCGGAAGAATGCCGCCTCTCCGGGATCTGCGGCCGCGGCCTCAACGGCGGAAGCCAAACCGGCCGGCGGGCGGAGCGATTCGGCTGGTGGCGAGGCAGGTCCGGCAGGCGGTCCGGGCGCTGCGGGCCTGTCCCAGGCCGGGGAGACTGCCGCCCAGACTGCTACTGGGACCAGTGGAAGCGGCAATGGTGGCCATTCCACCCGTGGCGCCGGGAGAGAAAGTGGGAGCGGCAGGGCCGCATCTTCTCCGGCGCACACGTCCCAACCGGCCCCGGCGCAGCCGGCGAAACCGGGCGCGGGAGAGTTCACCATCGTCGTCAGCGAGGACAATGGGGCCACCGTGATCGCCAAAAAGACGGTGCCCGTCGTGACGGGGGAGTCGCTCATGGACTACATGCATCAATATTTCACCATCGCCACCGCGTACGGGGATAACTTCATGGTGTCCATCAACGGCATCCGATCCCAATGGACCGGCGTCCCGGTCAACCAACGGCAGCCGGTGGACTGGTTTCTCTACGTGAACGGCCAGCAGGCCCAGGTGGGGGCGGCCGACATCTACCCGCACGCGGGCGACGTGGACACCTGGGACTACCATCGCTGGGACCCAGCGAAGGTGCAGGGATGA
- a CDS encoding SGNH/GDSL hydrolase family protein produces MGTGSLTGSHMGLRLGRHAAVVGLVGLAVAGTAGSWWWWQSRCPDTRAALTQDWIERMTGGLAGREMRIPVLVSGRPITVMAVGGSAAYGWHDDGPGYLARAMQALSAQSKVPIYFVNESKVGYGPGKLADAYPGLLQSVQPQVVMIAWGLLNDISHKTPLCTLRSQVRSEIDLALRQHRVVTVVTPPVSVASYTQYRNSEPEYIQNEVEVAESFHSPNVYVVDLFGQMKQYLADHHQTIDIYKSDGWHPNTAGHVLAGQLLAGDLAKVWPVAPAGGG; encoded by the coding sequence ATGGGGACGGGGAGCCTGACGGGGTCACACATGGGGTTGCGCCTGGGTCGACATGCAGCTGTCGTGGGCCTGGTAGGACTCGCGGTTGCGGGGACTGCGGGCAGTTGGTGGTGGTGGCAATCTCGCTGCCCGGACACCCGTGCTGCCCTGACGCAGGACTGGATCGAGCGGATGACCGGAGGGTTGGCGGGCCGTGAGATGCGCATCCCGGTCCTGGTCTCAGGCCGGCCGATCACGGTGATGGCGGTCGGCGGCTCGGCGGCCTACGGCTGGCACGACGACGGGCCTGGCTACTTGGCGCGGGCGATGCAGGCGTTGTCCGCTCAGTCGAAGGTGCCGATTTACTTTGTGAATGAATCCAAGGTGGGCTACGGCCCGGGCAAGCTCGCGGACGCCTACCCGGGACTGTTGCAATCTGTGCAGCCGCAGGTGGTTATGATTGCCTGGGGACTGCTTAATGACATCTCGCACAAGACCCCGCTGTGCACACTGAGGAGCCAGGTTCGCAGCGAGATCGACCTGGCCTTGCGCCAACACCGAGTCGTGACGGTGGTAACACCGCCGGTATCGGTAGCGTCGTACACGCAATATCGGAATTCCGAACCTGAGTACATCCAGAACGAGGTCGAGGTGGCGGAGAGTTTCCACAGCCCGAACGTGTATGTAGTGGACCTGTTCGGACAGATGAAGCAGTACCTGGCGGACCATCATCAGACGATCGACATATACAAGTCGGACGGGTGGCACCCAAATACCGCCGGGCACGTCCTCGCGGGCCAGCTGTTGGCTGGCGATTTGGCAAAGGTGTGGCCGGTGGCACCGGCCGGGGGTGGTTGA
- a CDS encoding MFS transporter, translated as MSSHSAQDANLLARLERIPLTKTVIGIVALLSFVWLAEAFDVGIVGPVMTTLEKSWGLDDGQAGLLGAASTLGIVLGMIPSGILADRVGRRKVILWGMMSFSVLTMLGALVHGFAGLFAVRVLAGLGEGAVLPMPYTYLSEFVQTKRRALSVGISNGILTAAYMVPNLVSVWALHHFSSDLAWRVPFLMGGLPLLLLIPLYLWLPESPRFLLRQGRGREVEALVWKLENEAGLPHDATVRDDAAAALMRAVRPPNRAALRLLLRNPYLSRSLMVMAQLTGALILFYVLQVFGPTLFVSQGLPADSAITYTGLMMGIAGVGSVCQGWLAERFGRKPVLGTYVALASIGCILFAVSSGAWVTAAAGLLTSFFGLGVFPVSKLVVSEQYPTVLRGEGVYLAEMCARVLSGGVTLYFIPYLVDAHSARWLFLCIGIALAMLAGPFLLWGRETAHMSIEEAGAHVSWAEVRAKA; from the coding sequence ATGAGCAGCCACTCTGCGCAAGACGCCAACCTGTTGGCCCGCTTGGAGCGCATCCCGTTGACGAAAACCGTGATCGGCATTGTGGCACTGTTGTCGTTCGTGTGGTTGGCGGAGGCGTTTGACGTCGGGATAGTCGGGCCGGTGATGACGACGTTGGAGAAGTCTTGGGGATTGGACGATGGGCAGGCCGGGTTGCTCGGTGCGGCGTCAACACTGGGCATTGTGCTCGGTATGATCCCCTCTGGCATCCTGGCGGACCGGGTCGGACGGCGCAAGGTGATTCTGTGGGGAATGATGTCGTTCTCCGTACTCACCATGCTCGGCGCGCTGGTGCACGGGTTCGCCGGCCTGTTCGCGGTGCGCGTGTTGGCCGGCCTCGGCGAGGGCGCCGTGCTGCCGATGCCCTACACCTATCTCTCGGAGTTTGTGCAGACGAAGCGGCGGGCGCTGAGCGTCGGCATCTCCAACGGCATCCTCACCGCAGCCTACATGGTGCCCAATCTTGTCTCCGTGTGGGCGCTGCATCACTTTTCGTCCGATCTTGCTTGGCGGGTCCCGTTCCTGATGGGCGGCCTCCCGCTCTTGCTGTTGATTCCACTGTATCTGTGGCTGCCGGAATCCCCGCGCTTCCTGCTGCGCCAGGGGCGCGGGCGAGAAGTCGAAGCGCTGGTGTGGAAGTTGGAGAATGAGGCCGGGCTACCGCACGACGCCACGGTGCGCGACGACGCCGCTGCCGCCCTGATGCGGGCCGTTCGCCCCCCCAACCGGGCCGCACTGCGGTTGTTGCTACGCAACCCCTACCTTAGCCGTAGCCTGATGGTGATGGCGCAGTTGACCGGTGCACTCATCCTCTTCTACGTACTGCAGGTATTCGGTCCGACCCTGTTCGTATCGCAGGGGCTGCCCGCTGACAGCGCAATCACCTATACCGGACTGATGATGGGTATCGCCGGCGTAGGCTCCGTATGCCAAGGCTGGTTGGCGGAACGTTTCGGCCGCAAGCCCGTACTCGGCACGTACGTAGCGCTGGCGAGCATCGGCTGCATCCTGTTCGCCGTGTCGTCCGGCGCCTGGGTGACGGCCGCTGCCGGATTGCTGACCTCGTTCTTCGGCCTCGGCGTGTTCCCGGTCTCGAAGCTGGTGGTCTCGGAACAGTATCCGACCGTCCTGCGCGGAGAGGGCGTATACCTTGCCGAGATGTGCGCGCGCGTTCTGTCCGGCGGCGTGACTCTCTACTTCATCCCGTACCTGGTCGATGCCCACAGCGCACGGTGGCTGTTCCTCTGCATCGGCATTGCACTCGCCATGCTGGCCGGTCCGTTCCTCCTGTGGGGCCGCGAGACCGCGCACATGAGCATCGAGGAGGCCGGCGCGCACGTCTCTTGGGCGGAGGTGCGGGCGAAAGCGTGA
- a CDS encoding cation:proton antiporter, translating to MDNVWMVASVWMGLAVAASLISVRIGVSVALIEILVGVFGGNVLHLQTTPWIDFLASFGSVLLTFLAGSEIDPASFRRHIRVSVTIGIASFLLPFVGAMLYAYYAAGWSFTAAKLAGIALSTTSVAVVYAVMVETGLNQTDIGKAILAACFVTDLGTVLALGILFSGFSPWMVGFLVVTAMALVCLPRLTRFVLRRLGERTQEVETKFLFLVLFSLGALATAAQSEAVLPAYLIGLVLAGVFQHSPALGRRLRAIAFTLLTPFYFLKAGLYVLLPAVWHNTWLIGVFFTVKMVTKVVGVRPLTALFGYTPREGNYTTALMATGLTFGTISSLYGLSHQIISQTQYTVLVTVVILSALVPTLIAQRWFQPRLDRAASTGDAESVSTMPGHREYDEVMQTDA from the coding sequence ATGGACAACGTGTGGATGGTGGCTTCGGTATGGATGGGGTTGGCGGTGGCGGCGAGTTTAATCTCGGTTCGGATTGGCGTTTCAGTGGCGCTCATTGAGATCCTGGTCGGGGTGTTCGGAGGCAACGTTTTGCACCTGCAGACAACGCCGTGGATCGACTTTCTCGCCAGTTTCGGGTCCGTGTTGCTGACGTTTCTGGCCGGCTCGGAGATCGATCCCGCTTCCTTCCGGCGACATATCCGGGTCAGCGTCACCATTGGGATCGCGTCCTTCTTGTTACCGTTCGTGGGCGCCATGTTGTACGCCTACTACGCCGCCGGCTGGTCGTTCACGGCCGCTAAGCTGGCCGGCATAGCCCTCTCCACGACATCGGTCGCAGTGGTATACGCGGTGATGGTGGAGACCGGCCTCAATCAGACCGACATTGGGAAAGCGATTCTCGCGGCCTGCTTCGTGACCGACCTTGGTACGGTGTTGGCGTTGGGGATATTATTTTCCGGGTTCAGTCCCTGGATGGTCGGGTTCCTGGTGGTTACCGCGATGGCGTTGGTGTGCCTGCCCAGGTTGACGCGATTCGTCCTGAGGAGACTCGGCGAACGTACCCAGGAGGTGGAGACGAAGTTCCTGTTCCTGGTCTTATTTTCGCTCGGTGCCCTCGCAACGGCAGCGCAGAGCGAGGCCGTGCTTCCGGCGTACCTGATTGGCTTGGTGCTTGCAGGGGTGTTCCAGCACAGTCCGGCATTAGGGCGCCGTCTTCGCGCGATCGCGTTTACGCTCCTGACCCCATTCTACTTTTTGAAGGCTGGATTGTACGTGTTGCTGCCGGCGGTGTGGCACAACACGTGGTTGATCGGGGTTTTCTTTACGGTCAAGATGGTGACCAAGGTGGTGGGGGTGCGGCCGCTGACCGCCCTATTCGGGTACACGCCGCGTGAGGGCAACTATACGACCGCCCTGATGGCGACTGGGCTTACGTTCGGCACCATCTCCTCGCTGTACGGTCTCAGCCACCAAATCATCAGCCAAACCCAATACACGGTACTGGTTACGGTTGTCATCCTGAGCGCCCTCGTACCCACCCTAATTGCACAGAGGTGGTTCCAGCCGCGACTGGATCGGGCCGCGAGCACGGGAGACGCGGAGTCAGTGTCGACCATGCCTGGACATAGGGAATACGACGAGGTCATGCAGACGGACGCTTGA
- a CDS encoding AMP-binding protein, protein MSHLTNRLIDLAGEPARIRIWFEEQACTGRQLWQDAASVARRLHEAGVRPGQRVVVMLSNSYTFAAVYIALLCMGAVVCPLHPELSQQEADTAIGRSGASAAIAGPDCPVRFSIPLVRLPLSGPLPDPAGNNYRRAVADPSLVSAACRWDPLVSDVPEDAPAVLMYTSGTTGTPKGVLLTHGQLWAAANNVIASHRLSPDDVAYCILPLFHINAQVIVLLSTLLSGGQLVMARRFSASRFWDDIARFGVTWVSAVPTVLNILLRREGPDATPSRLRFVRSASAPLAVAHWQAFERRFRVPVVESYGMTEAAGQICTNPLPPEQRKPGSVGLPVGIDLRICDDAGRPLPPGRTGEIQIRGSSVIERYESGGTDSFADGWLRTGDLGFQDDDGYVYITGRRKELINRAGEKFSPREVEEVLLRHPGVHAAAVIGVPDELYNERVVAFVEAVPGTGTAEVERELQAMCESALVRFKCPAQYVWSTNLPRGANGKIRRQLLQRMMGD, encoded by the coding sequence ATGTCCCATTTGACGAATCGCTTGATAGATTTGGCCGGTGAACCGGCGCGGATACGGATCTGGTTTGAGGAACAAGCCTGTACTGGCAGACAGTTGTGGCAGGACGCCGCGTCCGTTGCCCGGCGGTTGCATGAGGCCGGGGTGCGCCCAGGCCAACGGGTGGTCGTGATGCTGTCCAACTCGTACACGTTTGCTGCGGTGTATATCGCGCTGCTTTGCATGGGGGCGGTTGTCTGTCCGCTTCATCCCGAACTCTCCCAGCAGGAGGCGGACACCGCCATCGGCCGCAGCGGTGCGTCGGCGGCCATCGCCGGCCCGGACTGTCCCGTCCGGTTCTCGATCCCGCTTGTTCGCCTGCCCCTCTCCGGCCCGTTGCCTGACCCGGCCGGCAATAACTACCGGCGTGCGGTTGCGGATCCGTCGCTCGTCTCCGCCGCGTGCCGCTGGGACCCGCTGGTGTCCGATGTACCCGAGGACGCTCCGGCCGTGCTCATGTACACCTCCGGCACAACCGGCACGCCGAAGGGCGTGCTGCTCACCCACGGACAGCTGTGGGCTGCGGCCAACAACGTGATCGCCAGCCATCGTTTGTCTCCGGACGATGTCGCGTACTGCATCCTACCGCTGTTTCACATCAATGCTCAGGTGATTGTCCTCTTGTCGACGCTCCTCTCCGGCGGCCAACTGGTGATGGCGCGCCGTTTCAGCGCGTCACGTTTCTGGGACGATATCGCGCGTTTTGGCGTCACCTGGGTGTCGGCGGTGCCGACGGTTCTCAACATCCTGCTGAGACGAGAGGGGCCTGATGCAACCCCCAGCCGGCTGCGCTTCGTTCGGTCCGCTTCCGCCCCGCTCGCGGTTGCGCACTGGCAGGCGTTTGAACGGCGCTTCCGGGTACCGGTGGTGGAGTCGTACGGGATGACCGAGGCGGCCGGCCAGATCTGTACCAATCCGCTGCCCCCGGAGCAGCGTAAGCCGGGATCGGTAGGCCTACCCGTAGGGATCGATTTGCGCATCTGTGACGACGCAGGCCGCCCCCTCCCACCGGGGCGGACGGGGGAGATCCAGATCCGGGGATCCAGCGTGATCGAACGGTACGAGAGCGGCGGCACGGACAGCTTCGCAGACGGGTGGCTGCGCACAGGCGACCTCGGCTTTCAGGACGACGACGGGTACGTGTACATCACAGGGCGGCGCAAGGAACTCATCAACCGGGCGGGCGAGAAGTTCAGCCCCCGTGAGGTGGAGGAGGTGCTGCTTCGGCACCCGGGGGTACACGCCGCGGCGGTGATTGGGGTACCTGATGAGCTGTACAACGAGCGCGTGGTGGCGTTCGTCGAGGCGGTGCCCGGCACGGGCACGGCGGAAGTGGAGCGGGAGCTGCAGGCGATGTGCGAGAGTGCGCTGGTGCGCTTCAAGTGCCCGGCCCAGTACGTCTGGTCCACGAACCTGCCGCGCGGGGCGAACGGCAAGATCCGGCGTCAATTGCTCCAGCGTATGATGGGCGACTGA